Sequence from the Argentina anserina chromosome 7, drPotAnse1.1, whole genome shotgun sequence genome:
TCCCGAGAGTCTGGTCACCCCTCGGTGTCGATAATCGTAAACCTCCGAATGGGCAATGgtttgttttaatatttagATCCAACCTATGCAAATTATTGAGGGCATTCCAAGAAATGGACACTCTCACTCCTTTGTTGTTGCAACAAATGAAGTTGGTCTCGACTTGATAGTTCTACTATAAGTCATTAGGATCAATCACCACTGACAGGATATTATTGATATGCATCCATATGCATTGTTCTACATTGTTTTCCCATAAATGATATCTTAGCTTGATTCatattaaatgatttaaagcACGTGCTCACATCTAAACTATTTAAGTTTTCATATAACTTAGCCTACTTTATTTTCAAACCACATTGGTGGACTGGCCCCTACTGGGGGAGCGAGGACAAAGCTCACCCCTACTTTAAATTCTTTGCAAGTTAGGAGCCAGCAAGGGTTTAGTAAACGTGAAGTTTAGGAGTGCATATTCCACAAGTCGAGAAGTTTATATTCACTCATTGTTTATCAGCTCTCTCTTGTATCTTGTATTAACTAGATAATCCCAAGGTTGTATCATAAACATTGTCACATTTGTTGTATATTTTGGGTTGCTATAGTAGTATTTGTTTTGGGCCGGTGACTTTTTGATCACCATTCGTTGTTTTAAAGATATTGTAAAACTCGCATAATTATTTCAAGTGTGTTTCCAAAGTTGTGGTTtgagtttctattttcaagTTACATTTGTAAACTTCATTTGTTGTTTGCGAAACATTTAAACAGGTTTTCACTTAGCGAGTGTTCAAGTCGAATTATGTTCGCTTGTTAATCCAACATTTTTAAACTATAATACTGTTATTATCCCATCTGAGATTGATAGTATATACGTGGTATCATAGTAGAACTTTCCTcaaattttctattttcagTGTGTTTTAAAACCTCGAATACCAAAAGACTTTTTGTTGGCTCGTGTAaagtattttacttttcttGTAAAAGGTGTTTAGTTCCTTCATTCATTTTGAGCCCTTTCCTTTTAAGGTATTTGACCATTTAACTTCGTGAATTCTTGTTAAGAATTTTGTTAGAGCATTTCACTTTCGAGTGTAAATTCTAGAACTTACCTTAAATCGAGCCAACTAACCTATTTGGTATTTCAATTACGCAGGAAAATCTTCTTAAATGTGCTTTCTGACTTGAGaactatttgagtatctcAAGTTTCTACATTTTTagaaaatgtaataacccgaattttcaaTTTCCATTTGTAATTTCTCGAGAATTAGTAAAATGGTGTTTTGAGTAAATTCTTATTCTACACCTTTTAATTAGTCGTTCTTTGAAGTAAAATTGggttcaagaatcaaaagatTGGGAAACCTTTAAATTGTCAAGGgccaagagttgacttttctaaaaacttcattcacggaagttgtagagctcgtcgatacgagtccGTAGATACGCGGAAAGCATAAATTGGATGTCGTATGTAGACGTTATTAGCAACAGAAGTTTAGTTTCCAATTTTAGAAAGGGTATATAAGGACCATTTTTGAAACCTAATAATCAGAAAACACAAATCCACAGCCGCAGTATTCGTTCTTCTCACCGTAAATCGCCTTTGATCCTTTCTTCTCCGATCTTGCTCGTTCGGCCGCCGTGGTTGTCACCACCAGTCTCTTTGGAACAACAAGGCCAAGCCGCTTCGACCTGTGGTGGTGGCACACCACCCACCGTTCTCTAGAAGCCGTGGCAACGCCCCAAGGTTTCAGTGTTTCTGACGCTACTGCAGTCTCCGTCTCCGGTGAGTCTAGTGCTCGAGTGCGCCTTGAATCGATCACTTGCAATCCTTGGAGCACGTTTGCCAGTTAGGAAATTGATTAGGGCTGCAACTCAAGCCAGCAACTGTTGCGTCGGGAGGAATATTTCTGCTATGTCTCCGGCAGCTTTCTTGATGTTAATGAGCTTGGTAGTAGTGATGTTGTGTCGTGTAGGAGCTTTGTGTCGACCCAAGAAAGTGGCTCAAGCCGTTTGAAGAAAAGAGGGGAGTTTGGGACAAAAATTTCAATCTCGGGTTTGAGGTGTTCATTTCTTGgtaattttgaaatcttagTTTAAattagattgttttattggttaGGAATGGTTTTGAGGTAGTGATGGTATGAAAATTTGAGGTGTATAGGTTGGAGGTGTGTTTGGCCGGCAgcatgttttactgttttggAAGAGATTTCAGTCAAGTTGTGAGGTCCGAGTGCATTCTTGTGCTCTATGTGTCATATTGAGGAGGTAGAAATATTGTCTTATTGTGTTTTAACAAGTgatgtatatataaaattatgttagGTTCACTTGTTTTGTTTGAAATTGTTGAAATTCATGTTTGTGAGATTGAGAAGCCTTAACCTTTGGCCATGGTGAGGGTAAGAGCAAGGGTTGGAAGGTGAAAAGGGTTTTATGGATTTCTTTTTTAGAGAGAGTTAGATTAATTAGACTTACCTTGGTTTAATGTCGCTTAGGTGATTAACAAAGTAAGTGAGTGAGCCTCACTTGACATTGTAAGGGTTGCATAGCGGagtataaggtgagtaaatctcacaacGTTGCTGTTACATTTTAGTTATTGCAATAGTATAGTgatttatatatgtgtatttAATGGTATTcgtaatatatattgatatattatataatgttatcaTCTCATATGTGGGatatattgatgttgttgtgattattattattgtggCGGAAGGGACCAGAagagaataaaatgtaccttccggtaaaTTGGATTATTGTTGTAGTGTTAGgccggaagggaagaaaatgtaccttctagTAGATGTGTTGTTTCATTGTGAGTCTTTGTTGTTTTGCCTTAGTGGCGGCCTAAGTGGCGTTACGCAAATGTCGGAATCACACCTTTGCCAGGTGTGGGGATGATTAGCTAGAGCTATAATCCTTATTACCAATCTATTCATGAGGGCAATGATAGGGTCGTTATAACCCCTGGAATATAATTTTGTGAGTTGAATggatatttttctttcttattaatGTAGATTTTAGTGTTTTATTAAAGACTAGAACTAATGTTTGTGTGTTACGTTAGTTTTGAATTTTGGGTCGAGTTGTTATTGATTATTCAGCGGAGTTAGTTCTTTTTGTGTTGTTTACTTATACGGGCTGTAAAGCTTatcgagtttgtgtttacaatcctggtacATCAATTGATGGTATACGAGATAGACTTGCATGTGGTGATTAATGGGCTTGAGGAGCTTTCGTTGGAGGATCGCCAAGTAGTTCCCCTTTTCGTTTTGATGAGgatttgagtgaattttatattatcaaaattgTGTTACTAATTTGTAAACATTGGTAATGTATTATTCATGTTGACTGAGTCACTTTTTGAACTCAGTTTTGAATACATTGTTATTGTAAAGTGGTTTCAATGTAATTGAagttattttagagttattcacaactttgaaatttgaaattttatcgGTCAAATTTCCGGGTTGTgatagttggtatcagagaATAGATTGCATATTTAGTGATTTTATCATATCATCCCAGAGCGATGACCCGATTGTAGCAGATCCCCATCATATActcttcggtattgatatgtcattAGGTATGCGGGAGtgttaggatccttaccttaGGGTTCGGTACTTTGAGTCGGTTACGTAATAGGATTGTATAATCCTTTTATAATCTTTCCTATGTGTCTTGGTTAATGCATGTGGTACATAATTTACACTATAATTTACAATTGGGTCTAAATTTTAATgcatgtattgactaagtgttgaAATGTTAATAGGAGATGGATTCACAGGGATGCATGGCAAGAGACCGAGGCCGGGTTCATAATGTGGATAACTTTTATGAGGAGGATGAGGCACCAAATGTTGAACCGGTTGGTCCAAATATTGTTGTTCGGGATGAGGAGTGAGTCCTTAGGCTGATAAGAGATATCAGTAGGTTGGCAGCACCGACAGTTCATGTGGGTTTAGATCATATGGTGGCTGAATATGAATTGGGAGTATGGAGacctactttgagatgatagTGTGTTCTGAGATtgagaagatgatgataacGACATTTTTCTTGAAGGATGATGCAATGGATTGGTGGAAGACTACACAACAGACTAGGGACGTGTCCACTTTGACTTGGGGAGGGTTTGTGGAACTCTTTCAGGAGAAGTACTTTCCATCTACAGTGAAGGAGGAGCTTGAGCTTGAGTTTCTTGCACTTAAACAGGGGGATATGACTGTCAGGGAGTATGAGGCTCGATTTGCACAGTTGTACCGATTTGTTAGACCGATGGATGTTATTGCCTTGGTCCAGAAGTTCCTACCGGGAATTCGACATGaatacaagaccatcatagCTACACTCTGCCTTACTACAAAGGAGCAGATTTATGAGAGTGCCTTGAACTTAGAGCAGGTGAATAAGCTCTGTGATGGTGAGGTGGCGTCGAGAGATGCATAAGGGAAGGGGAAGTATATAGCTACGAGTAGTGGCGCTATGGGTCATAGGGGAGGATCATGGAAGAAGCAGGATACTTAGCAGCACGCACCAGCTAGGGTGGCAGCCGCTCCTATTAGAGCTACACCCATTAGGCAGGCCGCACCCTTGAGATGTTTTAGCTGCAAGGAGATCAGTCACTTTGCCAACGATTGCACGAAGCCGAGGGGCAGAGATTGCTACACTTGTGGGCAGGCAGGACACTTTGCTAAGGAGTGTACCCGACTTCAGCGGGGAAAGCAGGAGCACCAGTAGAGAAAATTACCCGCGGGGCAGGCAAGAGTGTTTGCGATCGATCAATGAGGCACAGGTTTGGAATGTACATTATGTAATTTTGATTACCTTACAAGGgtattgtttgatacgggagcgtCACATTTTTCATTTATAGTTCAGTGGTGGAGGTGTTGGGCTTGATTCATGCACCTCTTGGAAGTTCTTTATAATGTGTCATATCTCCTCTTGGTGTGTCTCTTGAGCTTGGGACAATCTGCAATGCTTATCTTAATGTGTTTGGgggtagagagttctctgcttctttGATTGTGATTTCGGATCACACGTATGATGTGATTTTGAGAATTAATTGGTTGAGGCTACATCATGctttgattgattgttttgatatGGTAGTGCTCTTTGTGTCCCTGGGAAGCCATTTTTCATTATCGTTGTCTTAAGTCAGATAATTTAATGAGGGCatgagttttggcacatgtggagttgTGAGTAGTGAGATAGCTATTGCAGACATTGCAGTTGTGTCCAAGTATGGTGATGTGTTCGAGGAGATACCGAGCTTACGTTTGCGGAGAGTAGTAGACTTTGTCATTGATGTGGTACCCGTTATTGCACCGGTGTCAAAGACGCCCTATCGGATGGGGtaaaatgaacttaaggagttgaaggtACAAATTAATGGGTTATTGCAaaggttcattagacctagtgtctcTCCTTGGGGAGCACCGATGTTGTTTGTAAAAAAGGATGGTTCACTCCGTTTGTGTGTGGATTACAGGGAGTTGAACAaagtgaccatcaagaataggcaaggactaaaatatcgacGAGAACGGAAATATCGAGAGTTCAAAAATTGGAAATATCGACGGAAATTTCGAGAAAATATCgatttaaaaataattgagtaaattgatgtaaatttaaataaaaacatggaattttgaatgaaattttgagagatgtttatttgatcaattatctactatatttcataagaaattattatatagcTATTAGTCTATAATGAGTTATATTAATTTAAGGTAAAACAATCGTCGAGAATTATTAAAACTTtactttaattattttttttaatggctGGGAACTCAAAGGGAGGTTAGGTCATCACGccttatatacatatgatacattaaatatgaaattacatgagtgatttagaaccacataGAGGATCTATGagatacaaaatttcaccgTCTTCATCATCTCCTTGAGTAGAGCCCTAagtatattgtgaagaatagtcattaaatgataccTCCCCTTTGTAGTTTTGCatgtattgatttatatacCAACTATATGGGTCATTGATGATTGACTGTGGGTTTTAGTACTGGTAGTTCCCATTGGTAATTTGTTAATCTCCTATATGATGTAGGATTATATTTGCCATGAacgtaaaaaaattattattattattataattgactaaaaaattacaacttaataatattaatatactTATCAACAAGGAAGAAAATAGAATATCAACAAAGCCTCACTCACTAATATATTTGGAATTTGATGCTAATATATTTAGAACTTGAAATAGAATAAAGTTGAGTAGTGGTGCAACCATGCAAGTGTGCAACCAAGGACTAACATCCTAATGTATTTATAGTGTTTTAAggttttaatttgaaaactAGTTAAAAATTGAATTGTAGGTAAATAATGTGATAAAGTTAGTTGGGATTGGACATATAAccaattttctttgtttatcaaatttattaaacatacaatatatattataaagtgtcaaaatataacacaaATTGACTTAGTAGAGTAGTCTAAGTAATTCATTTTCTAATGAGGTGAACATGGTTCAATTTCCCACAACAACAAGTTaggttttatttgaattttatttgaaacatagaatgaaatatatattaaaaatagcCATATAGAACAATAACTTTGCTTGGTAGAGTTGCATACACATCTTTGCTTGCAAAGGAATGACCACGGTTCGATTCCCCTCAAATGCATATTTGAGTTTTAATTTATGGTGTCAACACGTGGCGTAAAAAGTGATTATATCGCGGatatatccaaaatatggaTAATATCGCGATATATcgtggaaatttccaaaatatCGACCAAAATTAATATGATATGTGAAAGATATATCTCTACTccgaaaaaatgaaattatcgCCGAAATATCGATGATAATTCGATTTTTTAGTCCTTGAAAATAGATATCATTTGCCTAgaattgatgacttgtttgaTCAGCTTTGAGTGGCTACAGTGTTCTCTAAAATTGATTTGAATCCGGTTACCATCAACCAGGGTGAAGGAGGAGGATATTCCTAAGACACTATAAGTTTGTTATCATGCCTTTTGATCTAACAAATGCCCCTACCGTTTTCATGGATTTGATGAACTTAATCTTCAGCCAATACTTGGATAAGTTCGTGGTGGAGTTTGTTGATGATTGTGTTGTGAAGCATTTGAAGCATTTGAGGATTGTGTTGTAAACACTAAGGGAGGCAAGGTTATATGCTAAGtttgagaagtgtgagtttcGGTGGACCcatcaaaggtagaggcagtgaTGAGTTGGAGTCGCCATAAGACTCCTACAGAGATCCGTAGTTTCCTTGGGTTGGGGGGTTACTACCGGAGATTCATTGAAGGGTTCTCTAGTATTGCTTCGcctttgaccaagttgaccaacaAGGATATTCAGTTTGTGTGGACTGAAGAATGTGAGAAGACATTCAATGAGCTGAATACTAGATTGATTAcggctccagtgttgacaatTCACACTAGCAGGGGTGATTCTGGCATTTATAGTGATGCTTCTAACCAACGTTTGGGGTGTGTATTGATGCAGGATGGCAGTGTAGTTGCTTACGGCTCAAGTCTCAATTAGTTATTGATGTGATAGGGACACAATTAACAATCTCCGAATGAAATTGTTATTTAGGAATTGAGAAATTTATCAACAACTATAATTTAGCAATTTAAGGAATCAGACTACTTTTGGGTTGCCGCAAATTTTAAACTCGGAAGTCTAACATTAAGAAGACTTAGGGATTTTCTTTTCTGTCACAACCTGGAAATTTGAACGATAaaatttttcaaatttcaaaattgtgaataactctaaaataatttcatttaCATTGAAACCACTTTACAGTAACAGTATATCCAAAACTTAGTTTAAAAAGTGACTCATTCAACATGAATAATACATCACTAATGTTTACAGATTAgtaaaacaattttgataatgtaaaattcactcgaATCCTCACCAAAACGAAAAGGGGAACTACTTGGCGATCCTCCAACAAAATCTCCTCAAGCCCACTAATCACCACCTGCATGtctatcccatacaccatcaattggtgcaccgggattgtaaacacaaacccggtaagttttaCAACCTGTATGAGTGTTAGAATTTAAAATTATagcccggtaagctttaccaTCAACAAAATCGCCTCAAGCCCACTAATTCCATATTAGTGTTTGGTAGATatcaaatttaaaattatgAATTATTTTGGTAAGTAATTAGAAAGAAATatttaatcaaaattttcattaaaactcatttataagaaaagaaaatgcaatttaaaaagaaattaGTTTTTGTTGTTGGGAATGGAAATAGAATACCCTAGGTATGTAATTCATTTCCAGCTTTAAGAGGGAGTCAATTTCCACTtaaatcatatttttattttcatttcaatatTCAATTACAACCAAacaatatttaaatatgaaaattgaaataaattcATTTTCCATAGTAAAATTTCCTACCAACCAAACGGGGTCTAAAAGAATTTGTATATATGAAGCTTCTAGTGGTTATAGATGCTTCCTTTCATAACGAGTGTAACACTTTTCCACGGCTTTTCCTAAAAGGATTTGTATATATGACCCTATTAGAACCCAAAACAGGTCATTAAGAATATATAGTCCAATACGTAATCAAAATTAGGCCCCATTAGTACCCAATACGTCATTAAGAATATCTCAAGTTTCAACTACCGTGTCATACTGTCTATGAAACTACTATCCTATTATAACTCTGTGGACTGTTGTGTAGATTATCATATAGATATGCATGGATGacaaatcacaaatgaaatgaaatatgCTTGGTCTTTATCCTAATCTTGCATCCAATCAAATGATTGATGAACAGGACTTTCATATCAATATATCAAATATTCTAAAATCCCATAGTCATAGACAAACCTCTCTACTTTGCCATCACCAGTGTTTGCTGAAGATGCCCCGTTTTTAGTATAACCTGGTTTGGAATTTAAATTCTCAGCTAGGGCTTTAAACTCCGACACGATCCGATAACACGATTCGAAAACTGTATGAAATAAAACAAGTTGAACAGGTCAATGACGGGTCAACCCATTAACACAAAATGAACTCATATAACACGTTTAATAAAAGAATCGAAgtaaattttatataaaatatacGTACACAAACTATTTAAAATGATtacattatatgtatataataatttagtaagttttttctaattttaaacTAGAATTTTAGGTAATATATCGaattgttttgtttgatttttttgcTTCAATTAATTATCTTATCTAAAAAACGACAtgatatatttattatatagGTTAAACGGGTTGGAAGATGACAATGGTGTTTTGGTCTTCTCACTCATGATTGAAAGATTGAAGGAGTGACGAGGGATCCCACATTTGGGTTTTATATGTTTGTCGCTTGTGTCTACATGCTACAACCTCAAATTATTGATAACCATGCAGGAAGATACTTAATAATCATCTAATAGCCATCCCTTACGACCCATCTAGAATAATATCAATGGCTTAGAGCAAGAACATGTGATGGGATGCATGCCAAAAATGAGGTAATAAATAGGCACCTCTCTCcatctgaaagaaaaaacaaaaaagctaTAAATAGGCCCACAGACATGAGGGTTTAGCTAGAGTTTGCCCTGCCGTCTGCCAGCATAGTTAAAAAAAAGGCACTATCTGAAATTTGATCTGTAGAAGAAGACTGATGGCGCTGAGATCTGTTCAGAGCCGAGTTGTGATCAATCGAGCCTTGTTGTTGGCTCGCTCCCGTTTTTACAGTGACGGAAAAGGCAAGATTCTCAGCGAGGAGGAACGCGCAGCTGAGAACGTCTACATCAAGGTTCCCCAATTTCCCAAGGGGAAATTACAAATCATTCTTTTACGAATTCTTATGATGCTTGGATCCGAATGATGACGGTTTTTCTTTATTCGATATGTCTTGGATTGGTATTAAATTAGTGTTGTTtgacttttgtgtttgtgtcTGAAGAAAATGGAGAGGGAGAGGCTGGAGAAGCTGAAGCAAAAGGCTGCCAAAGAAAAAGCTGAGAATGAGAAAGTAATTGCTGATAAGGTACGAATCGTAACATTAATATGTATATGCGTCTGCGAGTGGATGCCTAACTCTAATGGAATACACCCAAGTTTAGCTCTTTCATGTCTGAACTATATATTACTATATTctgaattcaaaagaaaatgtttCATCGcaattttcagttttgaaGTTTAGCTGCTCAAATTTGGAGCTTGTTTGCTTCAAGTGTTTcatgattattattattcttattttttatctTTGTAAGTGTGCAGCTAGCTCTCTTTGTCGTTTTGAAtaatcaaaattgttttttacTGGGTTGCTACTGTTAAGGAATTGTATTTGTTGGAAAATGAACATAAACCATGGTGCTGAGGGTGATGATTGCTGGAATGCTGGAAAGACagatgatattttaagtacTAGAAGAAGGTTAGGAGTTTAGAGTTTTCGGAATTTTGGTTTCCCATCCTTCAACTGTATCAAGGAGATGAATATAAATTTAGTTTTAATGGGGTTACTAACTCTCTAACTGGATAAAGAAGCGCAACATTGTTCAATGTTACAGATGGAGGACAGCGGACAGGGTTGACTAGGTGGTAGGTTTGAAGTTCTGTTGAATTTTCCAATCCTgcataggttttttttttccctgaTTATAAGCGACTCATTTGACATGGTTCAGTATGTTTCAAGTCCTGGCTTCCTGATCCAGATAATGTGTGTTTTTTTGTTGCTCCTAATGTAGCCGCGAGATTACCATACCAATATGTTGCAGGTCTCTACTTTCTAACTacataagaaaaataaatgcTTTGTCTTCTCATATTGTTTTTTAtctgttattttatttttggttgTGCCAAAATTTAAGTTTGTAAATGATGATCTTATCAATTCCTGCCTTGATACTATTGTTTTACAAATTTATTACTGACAGCTCCCTCGTATCTATTTTGCAGAAGACTGACGGGACCCATTAATGGCTGAATGAGTGATCTGCATGACCTAATAACTTCAGAAATAATCCTGTTTACCGGAATAATAATGCTGTGACTTTTCACTTGTGGGAATTTCTCTGTataaattttgttgtttttatttttatatctcCTGGACAGCTTTTCAACATACCTGATATGTTTCCAATGACTCTTTGCAATGTTTATTTTCCTGTGCATTCATTCGTCCGGTTgcattaataataaaaattttagCCGAGTGACTTGCATGAAAATTTAGTGAGGAACGTGTAGGTGGTTTTTTAATGTCCATTGGATACCTTAAGTTATGCTAGGTCTCATTATTAAGCCCGCAGATTCAAAAAGCCCACGGAAGCCCGCAAGTTTGATGGGCTTTTATCCGGCCCGTtccgcgagaaagcccgccaaagcTCACTTTCATGGGTAGAGGACCGGGCttaattagaggtgtgaaactcAGTTCGGTCCGTGGGTCCGGCCCATAAAAACCCGtcaattaataaaatattatacatacatattttattaagtttaaaataaaactatcgcattatgaagcaattaTAAGAAGGAAATTTCTCagtatcgatcgacaccagctgatatcatcggtatatatatttagtgaccatgtaaaaatttcatccaattcagatctTGTTTGACTGTCGGAATTTCCGCTTTACCGAAAACACTACTGATATGTTCTAAGGGAAGACCTATTACAAAAATACGAACGCCGAAAGTTGTTT
This genomic interval carries:
- the LOC126803456 gene encoding uncharacterized mitochondrial protein AtMg00860-like — protein: MSWSRHKTPTEIRSFLGLGGYYRRFIEGFSSIASPLTKLTNKDIQFVWTEECEKTFNELNTRLITAPVLTIHTSRGDSGIYSDASNQRLGCVLMQDGSVVAYGSSLN
- the LOC126803221 gene encoding uncharacterized protein At2g27730, mitochondrial, with the protein product MALRSVQSRVVINRALLLARSRFYSDGKGKILSEEERAAENVYIKKMERERLEKLKQKAAKEKAENEKVIADKKTDGTH